The Lutibacter sp. A64 genome segment CCAGAATTTAAAGCAGAAAATTGGAATCCAGAAGAGTGGGCAGAATTATTTGCCGAAGTAGGTGCAAAATATGTTGTTTTAACAGCTGAACATCACGATGGTTGGGCAAATTGGGATTCAGAATTAACACCATGGAACTCAGTTGATATGGGGCCAAAAAGAGACATTGTTGGAGATTTAGGGAAAGCGGTACGTAAAAAAGGTTTAAAATATGCACCTTCTTACCACAGAGAAAGACATACTGGTTTTTTTGCAACACAAAAATATGTGGTTAATGGAGAGCCAAGACCAGATATTGTTGAAGAAATAAAACGTGTACCTAAAGCAGCATCACTTTATGGACCATTTACGTATAGTAAAGAATTTGTTGATGATTATGTAGCGCGTTGGAAAGAAATTCAAGATAAATACCAACCAGATTTTTTATGGATAGACGATATTCCAATCTTTACGCGTGATGGAAATAATGCGGCAAAAGCAATATTTAAACCAGAAATTCAATATTATTATGATCAATTAAGGTTAATGATAACCGATTTTATGAATAATGGAGCTGCAAAAGGACAAGAAGTTTATTTAAATAATAAAGGAGGAAATAGAAACTGGCCAGATGGAGTTGGAGCTTTAGAAAAAGATAATTTAAGATTAAAAGTAATAGGACCAAAATGGCAAAGTTGTACAACATTTGGTACTTCATTTGGTTATTTAGCAGAGGAAGAAGATCCTAATTATCCATTTAAAAAGAAATCTGTATCAGATGTTATTCATGAAATGGTAGAAATTATTAGTCGTAATGGAAATTTCTTAATTAATATAGGACCTAAAGGAGATGGAACCATTCCAGAATGGCAAGTAGAGCGCTTAAAGGCCATGGGGAAATGGTTAAAAATTAATGGAGAAGCTATTTATGGTTCTAGATATTGGAAAATAACACATCAAGATAATGAAAACTTATCTTTTACAACAAATGGAAAAAATTTATATGCTATTAAAACAACTAAACCATTAAACTCATTTATAATTGAAGGTACTAAAGGTTGGAAAAAAAGAACTGTAAAATCGGTTAGTTTAATAGGATCTGAAAGTAAAGTTAAATGGAAAATGACTTCAGAAGGACTTTTAATTACACCTCCAAAAGACTTAGGAAAAAGCATGTATGCATGGTCGTTTAAAATTGTAACAAAAAAGGAACAACATCATCCTAATGTAATTCAAAAAGATGCTTCAAAAGCATTAAAAGGAACAAAAAAAGTAGATTTAGACGGGTTTGACAGAGATTAAAAGAAGAATTAAAGTTTGTTTAAACAAAGCCTTCTGAAGAAATTTAATATGTTGTTTTTATTGGTAATACAACTAACAACCGTTTTTTTAGAAATCCTAATGTTAATAGAATGAAAGTGAAAGAATTATTTGATGTGTGTTTAATGATACTTTGTGTCGTTTCTATAAGTCACATTACGTATGCACAAGATGTGAAAACGGTGAATGTATTTGTTTCAAAAGTAGGTTCAAATATTAATGATGGAAGTGAACAAAAACCATTTTCAAAAATTTCGAACGCAATTGAAAAAGCAAAGCAAATTAAGTTTCAAGATTCTAAAACTAATATAATTATAAATATACTTCCTGGTGATTATTATCTATCAGAACCAATAATAATACCTTCAATATTAAGTGGTATTAGTATAAAAGGAACTAAAGCTTCAGAAGTTAGTATTAAGGGATCTAAAGTGTTAAATCCAATCTGGAAAAAATATGATAAAAATATTTTTGTTACTGATGTTGCTGAAAACTCAGATTTTGATCAATTATTAGTGAATGAAGTTCCACAAATTTTAGCACGCTATCCAAATTATAATGAAGATAGTCGTTATTGGCAAGGCTACGCTTCAGATGCAATTTCTAAGGAACGTGTAGCATCTTGGAAAAATCCTGAAGGAGCCTATTTTAATGCTTCACATGCTGGTAGATGGGGAGGTTTTCATTATGTAATTACGGGTGTAAATAAAGATGGAACTCCTATTTTAGAAGGCGGACAGCAAAACAATCGTATGTCTAAACCTCATAAAGAATATCGTATGGTTGAAAATGTTTTTGAAGAATTAAACAGTCCAGGTGAATGGTATTTAGATAAAAAAAATAGCAAACTTTATTATTGGCCTTTAGATGTAATTTCTATAAATACCTCAAAATATGAGGTGTCAGTACTTAAAGATTTAATTAAGGTAGTAGGTACATTAAATAACCCAGTAAAAAATGTATCTATTTCAGAAATTACTTTTAAAAATACCGAACGTACTTTTATGGAAACCTACGAACCTTTATTAAGAAGTGATTGGACAATCTACAGAGGAAGTGCATTGTTTTTTGAAGGAACTGAAAATTGTAAGGTAGAAAATAGTGTTTTTACGAACTTGAGTGGTAATGTTATTATGGCAAGTAAGTATAACAAAGGTTTAGAAGTCAAAGGAAATCATATACATAATTGTGGCGCAAGTGCTATTTCTTTTATTGGAGATGCTTCAGCTGCTAGGTCTCCATCTTTTAATTATACCGAATTTGTATCAATTTCAGAAATGGATACTATTGCTGGGCCTAAAAACGAATTGTATCCTAGAGAATGTTTAGTTGAAAATAATTTAATTCATCGGATTGGTAGAGTTGAAAAGCAAACCGCAGGTGTTCAAATTTCCATGTCTATGGATATTACAGTGCGTAATAATAGCATTTATGATGTACCTAGAGCCGGAATTAATATTAGTGAAGGAACTTGGGGCGGACATATAATTGAATATAACGATGTGTTTAATACTGTTTTAGAAACTAATGACCATGGCTCATTTAATTCTTGGGGTAGAGATCGGTTTTGGCATCCAAATCGTAATGTGTTAGATAGTTTAATTATTGCAAAATCAAATATGTATAAGTGGGATGCTATTAAAACTACCATTATTAGAAATAATCGTTTTCGTTGTGATCACGGCTGGGATGTAGATTTAGACGATGGTTCTTCAAACTACCATATTTATAATAATTTAATGCTAAATAAAGGGCTTAAATTACGTGAAGGCTTCAATCGTTTGGTTGAAAATAATATTATGGTTAATAATTCCTTCCATCCACATGTCTGGTTTGTAAATAGCGAAGATGTTTTTAAAAGAAATATTGTTTCAGGAGCATATAAAGATATTCGTTTATCGGGTTGGGGAAAAGAACTTGACTACAATCTTTTCCCTACTGAAGTAGCCTTGCTAAAATCTCAAATTCACAATAGAGATATTCATAGTATTTATGGAAATCCAATGTTTAAAGATCCGGCTAACTTAGATTTTTCGGTTGCTGAAAATTCACCAGCATTAAAAATAGGATTTAAAAACTTCCCAATGGGTAGGTTTGGTGTTCAAAAGCCTAGTTTAAAAGCCATTGCTAAAACTCCTAAAGTTCCAATTATTGAAAAAATTACAGAAAATAAAAAGGAAAGTAGTTCTGTAGTAGTGTGGTTAAAAAATAAGATTAAAAGTGTTGAATCTAAAGAAGAACAATCTGCTTACGGTTTAAATTTAGCTGAAGGTGTAATTGTATTAGAAGTTTTTAAAGAGAGTCCTGCAGTAAAAAACAACGGCCTTAAAATAGGTGATGTTATTTTAAAAGCTTCAGAAAAAAAGATTAAAACAGTTAATGATTTTTTAAAAGTTAATGTAGAAAATACTAATGGTAAAATAGACTTACTTATTATGAGAAATCAATCAGAAAAAGAAATATCAATTAATATTAAGTAAGTTCAGATTATAAAAACAAAAGTTTGAAGCAACATGTTGTTAAAGAATTTTTGAAGTAATAAGCGATATTAAAATTAGAATATAATGAATAAAAGAAACTCGAAAACAACTATTTTTTCAATTTTATTAGCACTTAGTTTAGTGATGAGTGCTTGTTCTACAAAACAAGAAATTTATCAAATTGATTCTCCAGATAATTCAGTGCAATTAAGTCTAAAAAAGTTAAAAGGAAACTTAGTTTATACCTTAAATTGGCAAAAAGAAAGTGTTATAGATACATCAGTCTTAACAATTAAACCAAATGCTGAAATTGAAATTATTAAAGCAGAACTTAAATCGTCTGATACTACGTGGAAACCTACTTGGGGACAATTTAGTGAAATTAGAGATTATTATAATGAGTTGGTTTTATCGATTAAAATAGATAGTATTGAAGGAAAACTTTTTGCAAGAACTTATAATGATGGTATTGGTTTTAGATTTGAGTTAGATGATATAAAAAAAGAAGATCAATTTAATTTTTATAGTGAATATAATTTATCTAATACAGATACTTTTTATTATACGGCTAAAGGAACACAGCCTAAAGGGCCCTATAAATTAAACAACCTTAGTAAACAACAAATAGGTATACCAGTAGTAGTTGAAAAATCATCGAAAAAATTTCTTTCTATTTTAGAATCAGATTTAATTTCTACAAAAGGATTTCAAACAATGAAAATTGATTTTGATGAGCATTCAGAAAAATTGATTTCTAAAAGTGAAACTAATAGTCTAGATGGAAAATTAATAACACCTTGGAAAGTAATTTTATTAGGAGAAACAGCAGGAGATTTGGTAATTAATTCAGTTGCATTAAATTTAGCAGCTCCTAATAAAATTGAAAATTCAGACTGGATAAAACCCGGTAAAACTTTATGGGATTGGCGCGTTCATGGCTATACAACTGCAGACGGATTTAAATATGGCGTAAACACAGATAGTTACAAGCGATTTATAGATTTTGCAGCAG includes the following:
- a CDS encoding alpha-L-fucosidase translates to MFFNSTSYAQEINKPYNGSWESLQKMQVPAWFDDGKIGIFIHWGPYSVIGHRKGNRGYAEHGPKILYEDPAYYYPYMKERWGANPPDFGYKDIIPEFKAENWNPEEWAELFAEVGAKYVVLTAEHHDGWANWDSELTPWNSVDMGPKRDIVGDLGKAVRKKGLKYAPSYHRERHTGFFATQKYVVNGEPRPDIVEEIKRVPKAASLYGPFTYSKEFVDDYVARWKEIQDKYQPDFLWIDDIPIFTRDGNNAAKAIFKPEIQYYYDQLRLMITDFMNNGAAKGQEVYLNNKGGNRNWPDGVGALEKDNLRLKVIGPKWQSCTTFGTSFGYLAEEEDPNYPFKKKSVSDVIHEMVEIISRNGNFLINIGPKGDGTIPEWQVERLKAMGKWLKINGEAIYGSRYWKITHQDNENLSFTTNGKNLYAIKTTKPLNSFIIEGTKGWKKRTVKSVSLIGSESKVKWKMTSEGLLITPPKDLGKSMYAWSFKIVTKKEQHHPNVIQKDASKALKGTKKVDLDGFDRD
- a CDS encoding PDZ domain-containing protein, whose translation is MKVKELFDVCLMILCVVSISHITYAQDVKTVNVFVSKVGSNINDGSEQKPFSKISNAIEKAKQIKFQDSKTNIIINILPGDYYLSEPIIIPSILSGISIKGTKASEVSIKGSKVLNPIWKKYDKNIFVTDVAENSDFDQLLVNEVPQILARYPNYNEDSRYWQGYASDAISKERVASWKNPEGAYFNASHAGRWGGFHYVITGVNKDGTPILEGGQQNNRMSKPHKEYRMVENVFEELNSPGEWYLDKKNSKLYYWPLDVISINTSKYEVSVLKDLIKVVGTLNNPVKNVSISEITFKNTERTFMETYEPLLRSDWTIYRGSALFFEGTENCKVENSVFTNLSGNVIMASKYNKGLEVKGNHIHNCGASAISFIGDASAARSPSFNYTEFVSISEMDTIAGPKNELYPRECLVENNLIHRIGRVEKQTAGVQISMSMDITVRNNSIYDVPRAGINISEGTWGGHIIEYNDVFNTVLETNDHGSFNSWGRDRFWHPNRNVLDSLIIAKSNMYKWDAIKTTIIRNNRFRCDHGWDVDLDDGSSNYHIYNNLMLNKGLKLREGFNRLVENNIMVNNSFHPHVWFVNSEDVFKRNIVSGAYKDIRLSGWGKELDYNLFPTEVALLKSQIHNRDIHSIYGNPMFKDPANLDFSVAENSPALKIGFKNFPMGRFGVQKPSLKAIAKTPKVPIIEKITENKKESSSVVVWLKNKIKSVESKEEQSAYGLNLAEGVIVLEVFKESPAVKNNGLKIGDVILKASEKKIKTVNDFLKVNVENTNGKIDLLIMRNQSEKEISINIK